One Artemia franciscana chromosome 15, ASM3288406v1, whole genome shotgun sequence genomic window carries:
- the LOC136036061 gene encoding uncharacterized protein LOC136036061, whose protein sequence is MRFKDYVLSLPLIIATVSSLTAAENNTLDGFREGRTFDELQHFFKKMVNSFRSNQNVIPTTDKLSLNDLMVPLVIMKFVKDSFDRIAPQMGFTRTSKVLKDDSIYTISELLEDVETSYKDYLKYENETQNQSRSGRTITDTFDYLKKNNKFNGRIRKKFRGLVEGPEGDNLAVAGGIASGMVGTTALGLLVSHMKLVKAKELTKGRSAQVTDDWAIENEIEETVPIVSVLKNTLMPTENDRNSRALKDKLELLFHKVKGFFTENKLIDRFDRLYRSRGATPASIIGGIGAGLIGSLGLGLLAADINNNPRAGRNRALDIDNKFEPFFKKFDEFVNSFTSEIAVVANKNEITEQGRQGKVAGESRTVFHKLKLAYLLNKLLEKKKLTHLRTKIGHFFKGRSPLAVSGGLAASTIGLTGLGLLTAALTRSDNNFYGPEYDASYDEIPGAGNIEYQKRFESPVPDETPTASNRPLEQLKNALTYVSQGPCGQATLCEQLSQDMNQLINTANLATVYKDQLGSYKAPLEGIFTAAKRRECFRYIC, encoded by the coding sequence atgAGATTCAAAGACTACGTTTTATCACTTCCTTTAATCATCGCGACCGTCAGTTCACTAACCGCAGCCGAGAATAACACCCTTGATGGGTTTAGAGAAGGACGAACTTTCGATGAACtccaacattttttcaaaaagatggtcaACAGTTTCAGATCAAATCAAAATGTAATTCCAACCACTGATAAATTAAGCTTGAATGACCTAATGGTTCCGCTGGTTATAATGAAGTTTGTGAAGGATTCTTTTGATCGGATTGCGCCTCAAATGGGTTTCACCAgaacttcaaaagttttaaaagatgATTCGATCTATACTATCAGTGAACTACTTGAAGACGTCGAAACATCATATAAAGACTATTTGAAGTACGAAAATGAAACACAGAATCAGAGTAGGTCAGGACGCACCATAACTGATACCTTTGACTATTTAAAGAAGAATAATAAGTTTAATGGAAggataagaaaaaagtttcgAGGTTTAGTGGAAGGCCCTGAAGGGGATAATTTAGCCGTTGCAGGAGGTATCGCTTCTGGAATGGTTGGAACTACTGCTTTAGGATTACTCGTGTCACATATGAAGCTTGTGAAGGCTAAAGAGCTGACAAAAGGTCGCTCTGCTCAAGTCACTGACGACTGGGCCATTGAGAATGAAATTGAAGAAACGGTACCAatagtttcagttttaaaaaacactttaatgCCAACAGAAAATGATAGAAATTCCCGTGCTCTTAAGGATAAATTAGAACTTCTTTTCCATAAAGTGAAAGgattctttactgaaaacaagctTATAGACAGATTTGACAGACTTTATAGAAGCCGTGGAGCGACTCCAGCGTCTATTATTGGTGGGATTGGTGCAGGCCTGATTGGCTCTTTAGGTCTAGGTCTACTAGCCGCAGATATAAACAATAATCCAAGGGCTGGAAGAAACCGTGCTTTAGACATTGATAACAAGTTTGAGCCCTTCTTTAAAAAGTTTGATGAATTCGTTAATAGTTTTACTTCTGAGATCGCAGTCgttgcaaataaaaatgaaattacggAGCAAGGACGACAGGGTAAAGTAGCAGGAGAGTCTAGAACTGTATTTCATAAGctgaaacttgcatatttacTCAATAAACtgttggaaaagaaaaagctaacCCATTTAAGGACAAAAATAGGTCATTTCTTCAAGGGTCGCAGTCCTTTAGCAGTCAGTGGTGGACTTGCCGCAAGTACAATTGGTCTGACAGGACTGGGCTTACTAACAGCTGCACTAACGAGGAGCGATAACAACTTTTATGGGCCTGAATACGATGCAAGCTATGACGAAATTCCAGGTGCTGGAAACATTGAATACCAAAAGAGGTTTGAAAGTCCAGTTCCCGATGAAACCCCCACAGCATCAAATCGACCACTCGAACAGCTAAAAAATGCCCTTACATATGTTTCTCAAGGACCATGTGGACAAGCAACCTTGTGTGAACAATTGAGCCAAGACATGAACCAGCTCATCAACACCGCGAATTTAGCAACAGTATATAAAGATCAACTTGGATCTTACAAAGCCCCATTAGAAGGGATCTTCACTGCTGCCAAACGAAGAGAGTGCTTTAGGTACATTTGCTAG